caactagCATGCCTTCCTCCCATATCCAGAGCCTGTCTGTGCATGTGCTTGGACAGTCACGTGCTCATTCCTTGTGACACTAGGCAGTCTTTTGTCTCTATCCCCTTACATCCCAGGCAAAAATTATACCCTCGTTGAGACAAAATGAGGTCTTTCACAGGTGTGCCACAATAAATCCTCTGCCATTGGCTATCACATTCAGTGAGCTTCTTTCTGGGTACTTTCTGAAGGAAGTCTGTGTAAGATTTGTAAATTTGCAAAGCTAATGGTATGCAAATCTCATAGGCAGATGTGTAAGGAAGATAGCATTTGTATGTGGAGGTATTATGAAAAATACATATCAGAGTAGGTAAACGTTAACTTTCAGTTGgtaagtttaattttaacaatttcactGACCAGAATGTTTAATTAAAGAAGTTAGAAgagtattttctgttgttgtttgtttgaatatttttaatttatgtttgggACTCCCAGCTGAATGTAGgttcaagaaaaaaatatgcattgtaTCACCCTTGGTCACCTTTGCAAATTGAACTCGTAAGAATTGGTGCTATATCATCATTTTTGATGGTTTACTCAGAATCAGTAATAAAAATAGTAGAATATTTTCTTAAtgcaatgtatatataattatttattttttaaattaatatacttaaTTGCAAAATTGTTTTTCCCTTAAGCTGAAATTGCTATaaggatatatttatttataaataattgtattatttaaattcttaCAACATGATGAAATTATGTCGGTATACCTAATttgtttcaagtttgtttgtttttttccaaagcTGCTGCTAAGTAgctcatatataaaatatttttggtagaTTACAGCAGAGCGAAACTGTTAGATGTTAATGAATACATGGAAGGAACAGAAAATTCTATGTCTGACAACGACACTAGTCCTTCTCCAAGTCTTCAAAGAATAAACTTGGACCTCATGGGGACCTTCAAGATCTGATCTTCAGTCGACAAACCCATGGATCTCTGGAGAGTATTGCAGCTTCCTCAGTAACAAGCGACTCCACCTCTGTTGACCTGGTAATCTTTCTTTTGGTTTGCTTGAGACAGTATGGTGTTCGGTAAAGTTTTATCACTGGATTGTTTTTTTCGAAATATGgttattacttaaatattgtaAACTAACAAATGTCATAAAGTACATGGTGTTGCTGTTATGTTGGTTAAATGTGccttgaaaacattttgtttgtgttttatttaaatacaaagaataaagtaattactttgtgtgatttaactttttttttttgtttccattaCTCTGTTCCTGTAGGTTCAAGCATCCTGTAGTATGGAgaaattttatattgattttctttCTAGCCAGGATGATCTTTCCCACGATAACAGACCAATTCCTCCACCCAGGTCTAAACGTAAAAATCAGTTAAGTTTGGCAACGACGCACCAGTCTTCCAAAAGTCAGCCATTATTAgataaagtaaaaagtaaaagtacTTCTATTATTCAGCTACAGTCTCTTACTTCTGATAAAAGTTGAACAACCAAATTCCCACAAATTAGCTTCAGGATCCACAATGTCATTAGTGGTTTCTGATAAgtccactgccaactctcaggATCTCTCTGATGCTCTGATGAAAGAGAGACTAAACCGTCCAACAACTTGTCCTGTGAGGCAACAAATAAATCCTGTAACAGTTAAGAGGTTTGACAGTTGTAGTACTCCACAGCATTCCAACCAGTTAAAGGATTCACAGAGTTCTCCACGCACGTTCGAAGGGTGTAATGACGCCACCCCTTCCCTCTTTTCTCTCCAACACCCGCCAATGATATTGAATTGCTCAAAAAATATGGTCTGAACTTTTCATCGATGCCTTTAAAATCTCCAGGAGCCTCTGCTCGTCCTTTCTCTTCTTGTATGCTCTCTCCTTCCTCTAAGTCAACCACGTGGTTTACGTCAGACACTTCTTTACCGACAAAATCATCCATGCTTTTGTCGTCTTCATCGTCACAGTCACATTCTCTTGCTGACCTTGCTATTCAAAGTAGTTCTGATAAATCTATAAAGGAatctgaaagtaaagaaaaacataagaaattattgaatattccttaagttttgttttatattacggTTGTAGATAGtagatattaaaattgtatagATATTTCTTTTTTGAATCTAAGTCATTAATGGTATTGGATATCATCACGAAAAAGCTACTATGTTTGAAGGTTAGTTAACTGCATAGAAATTTCTGGATGGGTGGGTAGTTGGGTTTTAAATAACTATCCTGTATGTGCTTCCAAAAGAAACTGTTCTGTATAGAAAAACTCAAAGACAGTGATATTGTTTGCTTAGAATATAAAGACTTAATTAATATTATCTGAGTATTGAGAAGACCAACACACGTAtggtaaaattaaaagtaatggtAATGGTTACTTTAGGTATAAGgacataaatagtaaaatataagtTTCAATAAAGCTTCTGTGTAGTGCAAGCAGAATGTAAGGGCGTGGATAACAAAGGTTCCAGAATTCCTATGTTTGTGAATGTTTGGTATTCCTGTAGGAAGATTAGTATTTTCTCAAGGATTTGATCAGTTTGGTTTTATTACTCAAAAAAACTCAGAAAATGATAGTTTTACCATGATATGTAATGTAGTTATTTGGAGAAATAGTCATGGTTCATGTACTGAAGTCAGTTCTGACTGTTTCTATAACATCTATTCAGTAAaacttttcaataattcatgagTCATTATAAAGCACAGTAAAATTGTCTTTACCTTTCATGTATGTTACTGTAAATAGTGCTTTTAgatcagtattatatatatatacaattgctggaatgatattttgaaatttagaTTCAAAGTGAAATTATTGACTTTGATGTGTTTCTTACAAGCTAGGCTATAGTTTCTAGTGTAGCAATTTTTGAAATAACTTAAGGTTACCTTTAGGATAATATTTATTAGTGTAAACATATTGATTAAAACATTGATCACTTATGAAATCAAAGGCTGATGGGCATTTTGCTTtagttaacacatttaaaatatttttaataaattaaactttaaaatatttattctagaaTAGTTTGTTAACATCTTCATACTGATGTGTTACACAGACTCTGTTTTTCTAGAGAAATGTTAAAAAGCTccccttaaaataaaataatccttcTATCTAAAgtagtaattgttattttataatatcagtGCAGATTGGTTTTGTACACTATAGTTACTTTTAACTAACACAAAAAgcatttagaaattgtttttaaaactatattttacagtTCTGAAATTCTTTTGCCTTTCAAACCATTAAATACTCTTTTTCTTAACTGACAAAAAATCTGATCAGTAGAAAATAGTAAAACTTCATCTGTGAAATTCAACCTGCATCATAAGAAAGATTTGTAGCATTATGAATAATACCAAACTTAGAAAATCTCAAAATCCAAAATGGTAGATAATATTGAGGATTTGttacaaatattcaaaacaaattgatTGAGGTTAATTTTCCTGTTCCCATTTTTTTTCTTGGAGGTTCAGTAGTAAATTGAGGATGTGTAGTGTTGAAGACCAGGCTTCGTTACCTGTGGCTGGCAGAGCATAGAtcgtccattgtatagctttgtgcttaatagtaaacaaacaactttatattCCTCAAATAGCTTTTACTCTATATGATATTGCTTCTAATTGAAAAGTCTGAAGGCTTTTAATGTACTAAACAGCATTGCTTATGAAATATTTCTCTTATTAATTAAATGCCtgtaaatattaagtttcttCCAACAGGTATTCTAGGTCCCAATTTCATTTGAAAGGGCCCAACAGGTGATACATACTAGCATTGCTTCTTATGCTTATCCAGAACATAATTTCATTAGTACTCTTTTTAAAGTTGTGGgtattggttttggttttttttaaataaagtaagaacAGGCATTGAATGCCTAATTTTCCATTAATAattgatgaaaaattaaaatattgttttctaaacGTTTTACCAGTTGTTGGTTGATAAAAGACTGAAGCAGTCTTTGAACATTCATAAAGTATGGTTTGTAAATAAATGTCGTTCAGCTTGCTTCAGTTGTAACATATTAAAGCTTGTTATTTTGCTGTTGCTTTTAGATCAATGTTACAGTTACAACATTGTACACagagttatttttaataaattgaaCTTTTTTTAATATGCAGCTtatatgaaagtgttttatacGTTAAGTTATGAGCTTAGAGTTCAGTATGGTGTGGAAAGATAGTTTGTAACTGATGTGTGAATCAGTACTTTTGTTCTTCCTTGTTGTAGTGAAgttgaaagtatatatatatatatcatagttgTCTTCTTATATTTGTACTTGTTTTTGGATGTGTGCACTTCGAATTCAAGACAGTACATCATGTATATTATTGGAGATgaatacaagaaataataattgACTAGTACTAGGACAGATTTTGATGAaatgatatgaaaaaaaacaacagattattaCGTTTGTATTCAGTGAGTGTTCCaacaaaatatggtttaaaacGTGTAACTATGAAAACTTTCACAAAACACAGTTTCTAACAAAATCGTGCCACTAAGCTATCTAAATTTTACTATTAGAGTTGTCAATAATAGACATCTTGATGGTAAGTTGATATTTGATAAGCTGAGGAAACGTATTCcaaataactaattaattaaaagtcATTATTTGTAGTTGGTATTGATGTATAGAAGACATTTCAATCACAGAAATAAATTACCTTatatttccaaattatttttcattaattgggcaccatgttttgttttacagccTTGTTTGGAATATTCCACTAACACACATATGGTGTTTAGTGGAACACCTCTGAAGAAACTGTAAAGTGAAAACTTTGTTacctaatttaaaaaataaataaatttgaggTTATAAGGTcatttgtttcttgtattataatttaaaatgttattggacGAATTGAGTTTGAGTAGGTTTATTAtgagaaaaatacttttttacattaaaatgtttgtcaAAATTGAGAGAAAAAATAGCaaacactgaataataataatctaacaaGAAGACTACAGTTAATGGAAGATATTTATAAAAGCTGTTAGCTCCATACCagtgtttagtttatttgttggAGTGctattattgtgttgttttggttttaagtaatgttttgataaaaattagatgcaaaaatgttcagaagtttaAAACTAGTAATTGTCATTTTGTTCTTTTACGGTTCTTATCTCAAATAGACATGTGGGTTTAAAAGTAGGAAGGCAGAATATGCTAATATGAGAACCTAAAGggtgtttgaaataaaaaattacgaACTGAAGAGGccttataattattattctaaaatatattgcAGTTGCAAATTCATTTTACAAGCCCTTGTTTTGCTTTTAcaatatgatttttaaattaatggGTAAAAAACACTatgtgatgaaaaatatttaaaatatatcttcagTGTAAGTtcgatattattttataaaccgACACGAGCTCAGTGTTACATAAGTTGCCCTAAATTGGCTGTTGTTCTAAATTGTGACTGTTTAttgttatctatatttattatcttttaaatGCTGAGATGGAATGCTATATGACACAAACCATTTCATAACAACGTAGTTGGAGCTTCTTGggaatgaaactgttttaaacttttgttttataaatacgcTTTAGAAAAACGGTCACTAAACCCTAATGGTTCTATTATCACTTTTGAAATAGACTGATAACACATAATGTTTATGATTTAAACTACATTAAAGAAAAGTGGTTGTTGGAGACAAACTTTTATTCGtcattgaatttttaaaatgataacttagtatttttgttttatgtcagAAGTTATTTCCCATTCTCTATGGATATTTATGAATATTggtttttacacaaaaaaaaaggaaaaaggatggttatcatctgttgttcgGTGCATGTTTTATGTCTGatgttacattttgtttggttcttATACGAGGTAAAAGTAAGCAATCAGTTCAAACTTATTGTTTCAGTAAAGCAAAAATTAACGTACAGTGTCGTATATCTCGACGTAACTACTCGTAGAACAACTGCGGTAgaacaaaatgatttttaaaagatatttactGCTTGACACACAATGTTTTTATGAACGTAATTTTAAGGATGTGTGTAGCAATAAATTGTGGCTGAGTTCAGTAAGGATTCTTTGATAAaactgtgataaaatatatttattttcattttgtttccaaGCAATAAAATGTAGCATCACGGTTTCTTTTTCAGTCCACCAAAGTCATGCTTGCAATTTGTGCCACAGAACGTAATGCAGATACAATTTCTTAAAACCCGGTAACAAAGGATGTGTTCATAGTTACCGGTTTTTAAgccatttaattatttgtattgtaaatGTCTAGTAGTTTAAAGACTTTGAACGATTACGTTGCGGAACACAATAGCTTGTGATGCATTACAGGTGTGTTCGCATTTCTTCCTTATAAGTTTTTATAGAACGGTGTGTGTACACAAACAAGTTCTTTGTATCAGTATGCAATTCACATTTTCTTTGAGCAGTTACGTAGCCTCATTCAAAACGTACACGAGGTTGCCATCAATGTTTGTTCAGCACACGTACTTGTATATACCTAACATGTATTTgtacacaaataattaaatagcAACTTTTTTCATTTCGTCTTCTTTTGATTAAATGCTGAATATTACTAAGAATTCAACATGGAATCAGTTTTCGAAGATTTAActtgaataagaaatatttagaaatcCTAATCAGTAAATCTTTAATAATGCTGTCAAAATGTTAACGTACTTTTCACTTGGGAATACTTTAGTGTTTTCTAAACGATGAAAGTTTCCATTCTGGGattttgtttgattattattCCCATATGATTTGTTATAACATTCGTCATCAATGATGTGTGTATTTTAAACTGCACTTGACGTTCAGATGCCAGTTCCTGTTTCACTGTAACAAATAATTATCTTCTATAGTTTTAATTACCAAAAACCGTAATAAAGAATTATACTGTGTATTAGTTGTTCGATTGTTTATTAAGTTCTTGGTTATTTTATATCGAACTATAATTAATAGTCTTGTTTACTGTTACAAGTATTCAAATcagttttgcaatttttttttttgtatatatatatatatatatatatatatataaaatattcagtgcgacgaaaaacgaaataaaatatattaatgtaatgattaaaataatCGCAAATTTCTTTCCTTCGTAATaagttcaaaatttattttctcaaggtttttttttttttttaagattatcgTATAGATTTCCTGCTCATAGTATGATATTCTTGTTGCATATAAGGATAAATTCCTATGACATAATGATAGGGGAGTTGTTTTGAGAGAGTCGTGAGTTTCTTTTTTCCTCCTCTTATTTAAAGGCTTGGTTGTGTAAACGATCCTTTAACTATGGATCGTTTGGacaagcgttcg
This genomic window from Tachypleus tridentatus isolate NWPU-2018 chromosome 10, ASM421037v1, whole genome shotgun sequence contains:
- the LOC143228311 gene encoding uncharacterized protein LOC143228311, yielding MKSFSKSSKNKLGPHGDLQDLIFSRQTHGSLESIAASSVTSDSTSVDLVQASCSMEKFYIDFLSSQDDLSHDNRPIPPPRSKRKNQLSLATTHQSSKSQPLLDKVKSKSTSIIQLQSLTSDKS